In the genome of Muntiacus reevesi chromosome 5, mMunRee1.1, whole genome shotgun sequence, one region contains:
- the ANGPTL7 gene encoding angiopoietin-related protein 7: MLKKTLSAVAWLCIFLVAFVSHPVWPQKPPKRKTQAELTAATCCEEAKALQAQIANLSSLLSDLGKKQERDWVSVVMQVMELESSAKSMETRLTEAESKYSEMNNQIGIMQLQAAQTVTQTSADAIYDCSSLYQKNYRISGVYKLPPDDFLGSPELEVFCDMETSGGGWTIIQRRKSGLVSFYRDWKQYKQGFGSIRGDFWLGNDHIHRLSRRPTRLRMEMQDWEGNTRYAEYSHFVLGNELNSYRLFLGNYSGDVGNDALIYHNNTAFSTKDKDNDNCLDKCAQLRKGGYWYNCCTDSNLNGVYYRLGEHNKHLDGITWYGWHGSSYSLKRVEMKIRPEDFQP; encoded by the exons ATGCTGAAAAAGACTCTCTCGGCCGTGGCGTGGCTCTGCATTTTCCTCGTGGCCTTTGTCAGCCACCCAGTTTGGCCACAGAAGCCCCCTAAGCGCAAGACCCAGGCAGAGCTCACTGCGGCCACCTGCTGTGAGGAGGCAAAGGCACTCCAGGCCCAGATTGCCAACCTGAGCAGCCTGCTGAGCGACCTGGGCAAGAAGCAGGAGAGGGACTGGGTCAGCGTGGTCATGCAGGTGATGGAGCTGGAAAGCAGCGCCAAGAGCATGGAGACGCGGCTCACTGAGGCTGAGAGCAAGTACTCCGAGATGAACAACCAGATTGGCATCATGCAGCTGCAGGCAGCCCAGACGGTCACCCAGACCTCAGCAG ATGCCATCTACGACTGCTCATCCCTCTACCAGAAGAACTACCGCATCTCTGGAGTATATAAGCTTCCTCCCGACGACTTCCTGGGCAGCCCTGAGCTGGAG GTGTTCTGTGACATGGAGACTTCAGGTGGCGGCTGGACCATCATTCAGAGACGGAAGAGTGGCCTCGTCTCCTTCTACCGGGACTGGAAGCAGTACAAGCAGGGCTTTGGCAGCATCCGTGGGGACTTCTGGCTGGGGAATGACCACATCCACCGGCTCTCCAGGCGGCCCACTCGGCTGCGCATGGAGATGCAG GACTGGGAGGGCAATACGCGCTATGCCGAGTACAGCCACTTTGTTCTGGGCAACGAACTCAACAGCTACCGCCTCTTCCTGGGGAACTACAGTGGCGACGTGGGGAATGATGCCCTCATCTATCACAACAACACAGCCTTCAGCACCAAGGACAAGGACAACGACAACTGCTTGGACAAGTGCGCCCAGCTCCGCAAAG GTGGATACTGGTACAACTGCTGCACAGACTCCAACCTCAATGGCGTCTACTACCGCCTTGGGGAGCACAACAAGcacctggatggcatcacctggtACGGCTGGCACGGCTCCAGCTACTCCCTCAAACGAGTGGAGATGAAAATCCGCCCGGAAGACTTCCAGCCATAA